GGCACCTCCACCTCAGCCGCTGTTATGGGAGTCATTCTGGCGAACATGACAATGACTGTGGGAGATCTCGCGGTGCCCACCATGGAAGGGTTCCAGCTGACATTCGTTGCTGCGGCCGGTGCCGCAGCGGCAGCCATCGTTTTGGCATCGCTGATCCCGCGCCACCGGAAGGCTGTACCGGTCAATGTTCACGTCAGTAGTGAGCCTGCCAGGGTTTAAATTAATCTGAGCACAAAGCAGGCTTCAGGGTGAGATCCCTGAAGCCTGCTTTTTTAGTGCCCGACGGCGGCGCCTTGTGTTTAGTTTTTTTACTTAGGTCTGTTGGGGTGTGAGTGGTTGTTCCCCGGTGATGGGTATTTCTTGGTTGTTGGCGTCGAGGAGTTTGCCGTTGTCCCAGTGGTCTCCGTGTTGGAGGCAGTGGGCTATTTCGGCGGGGATGAGTCGGTCTGTTCCGGCGGCGAAGACGGAGGGGTTTTCTGGGTTGCCGAGGGTGAAGTGGTTGAAGAGGAGGTTTAGGAGGATGGCGACTACGGCGGCGGAGCTGATGCCGGAGTGGAAGATGGTGGCGAACCATTCGGGGAATTTGTCGTAGAAGGTGGGTGCGGCGATGGGGATGATGCCGGCGCCGATGGCGGTGGCGACGATGATCATGTTCATGTTGTTTTTGTAGCTGACGGTGGAGAGTGTGCGGATGCCGCTGGCTGCGACGGTGCCGAAGAGGACGATTCCTGCTCCGCCGAGGACGGGTAGTGGTACTGCTGCTACGACGCGGCCCATGACGGGTAGGATGCCCAGGATGACGAGGATGACCCCTCCTGCTGCGACGACGAAGCGGCTTTTGATGCCGGTGACGGCGACGAGGCCGACGTTTTGGGCGAAGGCGCTTTGGGTGAAGGAGCCGAAGACGGGGGCGATGACGCTGGCGGCCATGTCGGCGCGGAGGCCGTCGCCGAGGCGGCGGGAGTCGACTTTGGTTTCTACGATGTCTGCTACTGCCAGGATGTCCGCGGAGGTTTCTACCATGATGACCAGGACCACGATGAACATGGAGATGATCGCGGCGAGGTGGAAGGTGGGCATGCCGAGGTGGAAGGGTGTGGGGAAGGCGATGAGGGGGCCGGTGGTGACTTTGGAGAAGTTGGCCATTCCTAGGGCGAGGGCGATGAGTGTGCCGATGACGATTGCTAGCAGGATGGAGAGTCGTGAGATGGTGCTGTTTCCTAGTTTGCTGAGTAGGAGCACGATCACGAGGGTTCCGGCGGCGAGGGCGATGTTGGTTACGTCGCCGTAGTTTTCTGCTTTTTTGTTTCCGCCCATGGCCCAGTTAGCTGCTACGGGCATGAGGGAGAGGCCGATGACGGTGATCACGGTGCCGGTGACTACGGGTGGGAAGAATTTGATGATTTTGGAGAAGATGGGGGAGATGAGTAGGCCTAGTGCTGAGGAGACGATCACGGCGCCGAAGACGCTTTGGATTCCGCCGCCGCCGTTGACGATGGCGACCATGGTGGCTACTCCGGCGAATGAGACGCCTTGTACTAGGGGTAGTTGAGAGCCGAAGAAGGGTAGGCCTAGGGTTTGGAGCAGGGTGGCTAGGCCGCCCATGAAGAGGCATGCTGCGATGAGTAGGCCGATGTCTGCTGGTTTTAGTCCTGCTGCTTGGCCCACGATTAGGGGTACGGCGATGATGCCGCCGTACATGGTGAGGACGTGTTGGAATCCGTACGCGAAGCTGGCGCCGATTCCTAGTTTTTCATCTTCTGGTCTGGCTGTTTTCGTGGTGGCTATGGTGGTGGTGCGTGTTTTCTTGGTCATAGCGGACCTCCTTGTCTGCTTACCTAACATCTTTGACGACAACGCGCTGTGGGGGTTGCCGTGTTGGTGAGGCGGGGGGCCGTGGCCCCCCGCCTCACTCTTTACTCAGTACAACTCACTCTTTACTCACTCTTTACTCAGTACTGCTGGTTGGTGCTGGTTGGTGCTGGGTGGGGTGGTGTTTAGCAGAAGCCTGCGACGCCGTCCCAGATGTTGCCTGCATTGGAGGCGTTTTCGCGTAGGACGGTTCCTTCGATGAGGCCGTAGGGGCGGTCTGCTGCGAAGAAGACTTCGTTGGGGTTGTCTTGGCCGAAGGGGGTGAGGTCAACGACGAAGTGGTGTTTGTTGGGCATGGAGAATTTGATTTCATCGATTTCTGGGTGGGCGTTGAGTACTTTTTTGCCCATTTCGAACAGGGTGTTTTGGAGTGCGTGGGAGAAGCCTTCGGTGAAGCCTTCTAGCAGGAGTGCTTTGATGGATTCGTAGGAGGTGTTGAAGTCGAAGTTTTTATTGATGGCTTCGGGGTTGAAGCGCCAGCGGGCGGCGACGTCGGTGGCGAGGATCCGGTCGCTGGTCTGGGCTAGGGTGGTGTATTTATCCACGGGGAAGCCTGTGAAGCCGGATTGGGTGGTTTTGAGAACGGTGAGGTCTTTGAGGCCGGCGAGTACGTGGGTGGTGTCGCCGTTTTTAACGACGACGGAGGTGCGGATTTCTTGGTTGCTTTTCACGAAGGAGTGATCGTGGGCTGTGCCGTTGGCTTGGATGCGGTTCCAGGCGTATTGTTCAGCTGACCAGCGTCCGCCATTGATCCAGGCGAATTCTTTAGTGAAGTGTTCGCTTAGGCGTAGCAGGAAGGCTTCGGGGGAGCCGATGCCATCGCGGGCGAAGGAGTAGATGGTGTTCTTTTGTGTGTCGGTGGGGACGACGTGGGCGTTATCGCCATCGATGTGGGCTGCGTTGAAGTCGCCGCGTACTTCTGAGGTGACGTTGAGGTCTTCGATCTCGTGGCGGTCGGTATCGCGGGTGATTTTTACCACGCGTACTTCGGCTTTGCCGAATTGGTTGGCGCCGAGGATGATGTTGTTCTCAGTCATGGTCTAGTTTCCTCTGTATGTTGAATAGGCGAAGGGGCTTAGCAGCAGGGGTACGTGGTAGTGGTCCTGGCTGTGCTGGAGGGTGAAGGTCAGGGAGATTTCTGGGAAGAAAGTCTCGGTGTTGATGCTGGCGAAGTAGGCGCCGGTATTGAACCGTAGTTGGTAGGTGCCGGTGGGTAGTTTTTCCGGGCCGAGGTCTTTCACTCGCCCGTTTGTATCGGTGGTGGCGGTAGCGATTTGGGACCATGTGTGGCCCTCGCGGGTGTGGAGTTCAACGGCGACGGATGTGGCCGGTGTTCCTGTTGCGGTGTTCAGGATGTGGGTGGTTATGTGGGAAACGCTCATGCGTTGATCACTCCTTGGAGTCGTAACACTGCGATTTCTCGTAGTTGCCCAGCAACTATGAGGTTTTCCTCTTCGGGGGTGTTCTTGAGGCGTTGGTGGAGGGTGTTGATGATTTCCTGTGGGGACCGGCCAGCGGCCCGTATCAAAAAGACTTGGTTGAAACGGGCTTCGTAGGCCCGGTTTCCCTCGGTCAGGGCGGTGGTGATGGCCGGATCGGTGGGATCTACCCCTGCTTGCTCGGAACGAGAAAGCGTAGCTTCGGTACTGGTGCCGGGGGCGCGTTGACCGATTCGGGGATGATGAGCCATCGCTGAGGCTATTTCTTCGGTAGTGAAGGGATCACTAGCGTTACCAGCGCAGGAAAGAAGATCATTGATGGTAGCGAAGGGCCGGGCAGTGATGATCTCATCGATCCATCGCTGGATATCGATACAGGGACGCAAAACAGGTTCGAGTTCTGTTCGCGCGGCGTGATTGAAGTCCTCAAGCAGCATTGCTTGTATTCCTTCTAGGTCATTGCTGGCATCCACGGTGTCGGCTATACGAACAACACAAATAGTTTCGTATCGTGGAACTGTTATTTCAGCATATGAATAGTGAACCGCATCACAGCCGAGATGTCAATCACAACAACTGTGTGTAATGCTGGCGGCAAAGAAGCTCCTGTTTACTGGCGGGTGGCTGCGTACAATCATTGCTGCAACAAGGCGGGCAGGCAGGTGGGCGGGTCCGTGGCCGGTAGGGGCCAGGGCTGAGGCTGAAAGTCTTCACTGCCCGTGCCGGGCTCGTGCAGCGCAACCGAGGCCCAGGTTTTGAGGGCTGCTTTGAGGGTATGGGTTCAAGGCATGGCAAAGCAGCACACCGCGGCAGAATGCCGCTGGTGCGCTGCTCGAGGGTGTGGGCTTAGAGTCCTAGTTCCGTGCGCAAGCGGGCTACGTGACCCTCCGCGTTGACGTTGTATTCTGCACTGCGCACCGTTCCATCGGCATTGACCACTACCGTGGAGCGCAAGGTGCCGATCATGGTGTTGCCGTTGATTACCTTTTCACCCCATGCTCCCCAGGCTTCAGCCACCTCGTGATTGGCGTCAGAGAGGAGGGGGAAGTTCAAGCTGAACTCCTCGGCGAAAGTGGTTAACGCTTCCTGCGGGTCAGTTGAGATGCCCACAACGTCAACTCCGGCGCCCTGAAGTGCAGTGAGGCTGTCGCGGAAATCGCAAGCCTCGGTGGTGCAGCCGGGGGTGGCGGCTTTCGGGTAGAAGTAAACGATGACCTGGCGCCCGGCGTAGTCGGTTAGTGAAACGGTTTTACCGTTGGCATTCGGAAGGCTGAAGCCAGGGGCTGTTTGAGCGGCGCTGAGTTGCTTTGACATTTTTGCTCCAATGTTTTCATTATGCGGAATAATTATTTTGCTGTATGGAACAGCATAATGACACCGGCATGCAACGTCAACGTCGTGTCCGGCATGCGGGCGCTACCTTAGTGTCTCGCATTGCCGGATCGGAGCGCGTGGCGGCTGGCAATACTGCTATTTAGTGTCGCAACGACAGTAAAAGTGTTATGCTGTCTGTACGACATAAAATTTGCCGGGATACCAACCCCAAGGAGAAATCATGCTCTTCGATCAGCAAACCGCACTCGTCACCGCCTCAGGAGCCGGAATTGGCCGCGCCATTGCCCAGCGGCTTGCCGCAGAAGGTGCGGCGGTGGTTGTTTCCGATGTCAATGACGCCGCCGGTGGCGAAACCGTGGCCCTGATCACTGCAGCTGGGGGACGGGCCGCCTACAAGCATGCCGATGTCAGCAAATCCAAAGACATTAGCGCACTGGTAACTTTCGCCGTTGAAACCTTTGGTTCCTTGGACTTGGCGGTCAACAACGCGGGCTTGGGCGCCATGCCCAAGGATATCCAAGACGTCACCATCGATGACTGGGACCGCACCATCAACGTCACCTTGCGCGGGACCTTCTTGTCCATGCAGGCTGAAGTTGCCCACTTCCGTGCAAACAATGGTGGTGCCATAGTTAATGTGGCTTCAATTGCGGGTATCTCAGCAACGCCGAAACTAACTCCCTATGGCGCATCCAAGCATGGCGTTGTCAGCCTCACCCGCAGCGTGGCATTGGAGAACGCAGCGCATGGAATCCGTGTCAATGCGGTGGCCCCTGGAGCCATTGAAACCGCAGCATTGGCGGCCCTGCCAGCGGATGCCAAGGCCGGCTACGCTGCTGAAGTTCCAATGAACCGGCTGGGCCGTTCGGAAGAAATTGCCAATGCCGTGGCATGGCTGCTCTCCAAGGAAGCCAGCTTTGTTACCGGTGTCATACTGCCGGTTGACGGTGGCACCAATGCCTAAGCTCTCCGAAGCTCAAGAGCGCCAAACCGTGGGCGGTGGCGATGGCCAACGAGCCGCGCTGATTAGCTCCCTGAC
This genomic window from Arthrobacter sp. TMP15 contains:
- a CDS encoding SDR family NAD(P)-dependent oxidoreductase, giving the protein MLFDQQTALVTASGAGIGRAIAQRLAAEGAAVVVSDVNDAAGGETVALITAAGGRAAYKHADVSKSKDISALVTFAVETFGSLDLAVNNAGLGAMPKDIQDVTIDDWDRTINVTLRGTFLSMQAEVAHFRANNGGAIVNVASIAGISATPKLTPYGASKHGVVSLTRSVALENAAHGIRVNAVAPGAIETAALAALPADAKAGYAAEVPMNRLGRSEEIANAVAWLLSKEASFVTGVILPVDGGTNA
- the uraH gene encoding hydroxyisourate hydrolase — its product is MSVSHITTHILNTATGTPATSVAVELHTREGHTWSQIATATTDTNGRVKDLGPEKLPTGTYQLRFNTGAYFASINTETFFPEISLTFTLQHSQDHYHVPLLLSPFAYSTYRGN
- the uraD gene encoding 2-oxo-4-hydroxy-4-carboxy-5-ureidoimidazoline decarboxylase — protein: MDASNDLEGIQAMLLEDFNHAARTELEPVLRPCIDIQRWIDEIITARPFATINDLLSCAGNASDPFTTEEIASAMAHHPRIGQRAPGTSTEATLSRSEQAGVDPTDPAITTALTEGNRAYEARFNQVFLIRAAGRSPQEIINTLHQRLKNTPEEENLIVAGQLREIAVLRLQGVINA
- the bcp gene encoding thioredoxin-dependent thiol peroxidase: MSKQLSAAQTAPGFSLPNANGKTVSLTDYAGRQVIVYFYPKAATPGCTTEACDFRDSLTALQGAGVDVVGISTDPQEALTTFAEEFSLNFPLLSDANHEVAEAWGAWGEKVINGNTMIGTLRSTVVVNADGTVRSAEYNVNAEGHVARLRTELGL
- a CDS encoding nucleobase:cation symporter-2 family protein gives rise to the protein MTKKTRTTTIATTKTARPEDEKLGIGASFAYGFQHVLTMYGGIIAVPLIVGQAAGLKPADIGLLIAACLFMGGLATLLQTLGLPFFGSQLPLVQGVSFAGVATMVAIVNGGGGIQSVFGAVIVSSALGLLISPIFSKIIKFFPPVVTGTVITVIGLSLMPVAANWAMGGNKKAENYGDVTNIALAAGTLVIVLLLSKLGNSTISRLSILLAIVIGTLIALALGMANFSKVTTGPLIAFPTPFHLGMPTFHLAAIISMFIVVLVIMVETSADILAVADIVETKVDSRRLGDGLRADMAASVIAPVFGSFTQSAFAQNVGLVAVTGIKSRFVVAAGGVILVILGILPVMGRVVAAVPLPVLGGAGIVLFGTVAASGIRTLSTVSYKNNMNMIIVATAIGAGIIPIAAPTFYDKFPEWFATIFHSGISSAAVVAILLNLLFNHFTLGNPENPSVFAAGTDRLIPAEIAHCLQHGDHWDNGKLLDANNQEIPITGEQPLTPQQT
- the pucL gene encoding factor-independent urate hydroxylase — encoded protein: MTENNIILGANQFGKAEVRVVKITRDTDRHEIEDLNVTSEVRGDFNAAHIDGDNAHVVPTDTQKNTIYSFARDGIGSPEAFLLRLSEHFTKEFAWINGGRWSAEQYAWNRIQANGTAHDHSFVKSNQEIRTSVVVKNGDTTHVLAGLKDLTVLKTTQSGFTGFPVDKYTTLAQTSDRILATDVAARWRFNPEAINKNFDFNTSYESIKALLLEGFTEGFSHALQNTLFEMGKKVLNAHPEIDEIKFSMPNKHHFVVDLTPFGQDNPNEVFFAADRPYGLIEGTVLRENASNAGNIWDGVAGFC